From a region of the Cucumis sativus cultivar 9930 chromosome 6, Cucumber_9930_V3, whole genome shotgun sequence genome:
- the LOC101203616 gene encoding pyrophosphate--fructose 6-phosphate 1-phosphotransferase subunit beta, which translates to MSISFISNGEAAVKSSSPPLSGRVSSVYSEVQSSRINHNLPLPSVLRSPFTIVDGPPSSAAGNPDEIAKLFPNLFGQPSAKLVPSDSNKGQPDKKLKIGVVLSGGQAPGGHNVISGIFDYLQDHAKGSVLYGFRGGPAGIMKCKYLELTSDYIYPYRNQGGFDMICSGRDKIETPEQFKQAEETAKKLDLDGLVVIGGDDSNTNACLLAENFRGKNLKTRVIGCPKTIDGDLKCKEVPTSFGFDTACRIYAEMIGNVMIDARSTGKYYHFVRLMGRAASHITLECALQTHPNITIIGEEVYAQKQTLKSVTDYIVDVVCKRAELGYNYGVILIPEGLIDFIPEVQQLIAELNEILAHDVVDDEGLWKKKLTSQSLELFEFLPQAIQEQLMLERDPHGNVQVARIETEKMLIQMVETELEKRKSEGAYKGQFKGQSHFFGYEGRCGLPTNFDSTYCYALGYGAGALLQSGKTGLISSVGNLAAPVEEWTVGGTALTSLMDVERRHGKFKPVIKKAMVELDGAPFKKFASLRDDWAFNNRYISPGPIQFVGPASNAVNHTLLLELGVEA; encoded by the exons ATGTCAATTTCTTTCATCTCCAATGGCGAAGCTGCCGTCAAATCCAGTTCCCCGCCGCTATCCGGACGGGTCTCCTCAGTCTATAGTGAAGTCCAGTCCAGTCGTATAAACCACAATCTGCCTCTTCCTTCTGTTCTCAGAAGTCCCTTTACAATCGTCGATGGACCCCCTAGCTCTGCCGCTGGCAATCCAG ACGAGATAGCCAAGCTATTTCCTAATCTTTTCGGCCAGCCATCGGCAAAATTGGTGCCAAGCGATTCCAACAAAGGTCAACCGGacaaaaagttgaagattggTGTTGTGTTATCTGGAGGCCAGGCCCCCGGAGGACACAATGTGATTTCTGGAATTTTTg ATTACTTGCAGGATCACGCCAAAGGCAGTGTATTATATGGCTTCAGGGGTGGCCCTGCCGGGATTATGAAATGTAAATATCTGGAATTGACTTCAGATTATATTTATCCATACAGAAATCAG GGTGGGTTTGATATGATATGCAGTGGGAGGGACAAAATTGAAACTCCAGAGCAG TTCAAACAAGCTGAAGAAACAGCAAAAAAGCTTGATTTGGATGGGCTTGTTGTGATTGGTGGAGATGATTCCAATACAAATGCCTGTCTTCTTGCTGAAAACTTCAG AggtaaaaatttgaagacCCGAGTAATTGGTTGCCCAAAAACAATTGATGGAGATCTAAAATGCAAAGAGGTGCCCACAAGTTTTGGATTTGATACAGCTTGCAGG ATATATGCAGAAATGATTGGTAATGTCATGATAGATGCTAGATCAACTGGAAAATACTATCATT TTGTCCGGCTTATGGGGCGTGCTGCTTCACACATCACTCTAGAGTGTGCTTTGCAGACTCATCCAaatattactattattggGGAAGAG GTTTATGCTCAAAAGCAAACACTGAAAAGTGTTACAGATTACATAGTAGATGTAGTCTGCAAACGTGCTGAACTTGGTTATAACTATGGTGTTATACTTATTCCTGAAGGTCTGATTGACTTCATCCCAGAG GTACAACAACTTATCGCAGAGCTAAATGAAATTCTGGCCCATGATGTAGTTGATGATGAAGGATTGTGGAAAAAGAAACTCACTAGTCAGTCTCTTGaactttttgagtttttacCTCAAGCAATCCAAGAACAATTGATGCTTGAAAGAGATCCTCACGGAAATGTTCAG GTTGCTAGAATAGAAACAGAGAAAATGCTTATTCAGATGGTTGAAACTGAGttggagaagagaaagagCGAAGGTGCATACAAAGGCCAGTTTAAAGGCCAATCTCACTTTTTTGG TTACGAAGGGAGGTGTGGTCTACCGACCAATTTCGATTCCACATACTGCTATGCATTGGGTTATGGTGCTGGAGCTCTCCTGCAGAGTGGAAAAACTGGACTAATATCATCT GTGGGGAACTTAGCTGCTCCTGTTGAAGAATGGACTGTTGGTGGGACTGCATTGACTTCATTAATGGACGTCGAGAGAAGACATG GCAAGTTCAAGCCTGTGATTAAGAAGGCAATGGTCGAGCTTGATG GGGCACCTTTCAAGAAGTTTGCGTCATTGAGGGATGATTGGGCATTCAACAACCGATACATTAGTCCTG GTCCTATTCAATTCGTGGGTCCTGCATCAAATGCTGTTAATCATACTCTCCTCCTTGAACTTGGAGTCGAAGCTTAA